A region of Oncorhynchus masou masou isolate Uvic2021 chromosome 29, UVic_Omas_1.1, whole genome shotgun sequence DNA encodes the following proteins:
- the tmem42a gene encoding transmembrane protein 42a, translated as MISGAFYALLAGFLGAVASSSAKLSLGSDYLKGMCETGLKTWSQDGDYRIIQEETSPCEWLHIPLRLLCGGLLFTSNAVMWTFFSKALRHSSSSARATVTTTASNFVSSAFLGKLIFGEIHAALWWVGISLTLSGLLVLHGSTSQPAEANKEE; from the exons ATGATTTCAGGTGCGTTTTATGCATTATTAGCGGGCTTTCTTGGAGCCGTCGCTTCATCGTCAGCCAAGCTATCTCTGGGATCAGATTACCTCAAAGGGATGTGTGAAACAGGGCTGAAAACCTGGTCTCAGGATGGAGACTACAGGATTATACAGGAGGAAACATCACCCTGCGAATGG CTCCACATCCCTCTGCGGTTGCTGTGTGGAGGACTGCTGTTCACCAGTAATGCTGTGATGTGGACCTTCTTCTCCAAGGCTCTGAGACACTCCTCCTCCTCGGCCCGGGCCACGGTCACCACCACCGCATCCAACTTTGTATCCTCT GCATTCCTTGGGAAGCTGATCTTTGGCGAGATCCACGCAGCACTGTGGTGGGTGGGCATCTCTCTAACGCTCTcaggtttactggtgctgcacGGATCAACTTCTCAACCAGCAGAGGCCAACAAGGAAGAGTGA
- the kiaa1143 gene encoding uncharacterized protein KIAA1143 homolog, translating into MAKTNKGPKANVSWVKPAEPSFLKKFKNDVGFKEGPTIDTKRLEMPALDDDSGSDREDELPQVVILKKGDLSAEEVLQIKEVKDGADKEDKPPADGKILFKKPTKRSSDKFQGITASSNNNNKKKKSEGGKSEGGDEEKKEEKSEKVKNKSLLSFGEDEDED; encoded by the exons ATGGCTAAGACGAATAAGGGTCCGAAAGCAAACGTATCGTGGGTGAAACCAGCAGAACCGTCATTTTTAAAGAAATTCAAGAACGATGTTGGCTTTAAGGAAGGACCCACCATTGATACCAAG CGTTTAGAGATGCCAGCCTTGGACGATGACAGTGGCAGTGATCGTGAAGATGAGCTGCCTCAAGTTGTCATTCTTAAAAAGGGAGATTTGAGCGCTGAAGAAGTGTTGCAGATAAAAGAGGTAAAGGATGGTGCAGACAAAG AAGACAAGCCTCCTGCGGACGGAAAGATCCTGTTCAAGAAGCCCACGAAGCGCTCCTCCGACAAGTTCCAGGGCATCACCGCCagctccaacaacaacaacaagaagaagaagagtgaaggaggaaagagtgaaggaggagatgaagagaaaaAGGAGGAGAAGTCTGAAAAGGTGAAGAACAAGAGTCTTCTCTCTTTcggagaggatgaggatgaggactAG